From the Castor canadensis chromosome 9, mCasCan1.hap1v2, whole genome shotgun sequence genome, one window contains:
- the Ccna2 gene encoding cyclin-A2 isoform X2 yields the protein MLGSSAPRPAAREAGSALLTLQQTGHQEDQENINPEKAAPAQQPRTQAALAVLKTGNARGPAPPQRPKTRRVAPLKDLPINDEHVATVPPWTANSKQPPFTIHVDEAEQTQKRPAESKPTVREDVLAFNAALALPETRKPLVPLDYPMDGSFESPHTMDMSIVLEDEKPVSANEVPDYHEDIHTYLREMEIKCKPKVGYMKKQPDITNSMRAILVDWLVEVGEEYKLQNETLHLAVNYIDRFLSSMSVLRGKLQLVGTAAMLLASKFEEIYPPEVAEFVYITDDTYTKKQVLRMEHLVLKVLAFDLAAPTVNQFLTQYFLHQQPANCKVESLAMFLGELSLIDADPYLKYLPSLIAGAAFHLALYTVTGQSWPESLVRKTGYTLESLKPCLMDLHQTYLKAPQHAQQSIREKYKNSKYHGVSLLNPPETLNV from the exons ATGTTAGGCAGCTCAGCGCCGAGGCCTGCGGCCCGCGAGGCGGGCTCGGCACTGCTAACATTGCAGCAGACCGGGCACCAAGAAGACCAGGAGAACATCAACCCGGAGAAGGCAGCACCCGCCCAGCAGCCGCGGACCCAGGCCGCTCTGGCGGTACTGAAGACCGGGAACGCGCGGGGTCCCGCGCCGCCGCAGAGGCCCAAGACGCGACGG GTTGCACCGCTTAAGGATCTTCCAATAAATGATGAGCATGTGGCTACTGTTCCTCCTTGGACAGCAAACAGTAAACAGCCTCCATTCACCATTCATGTGGATGAAGCAGAACAGACTCAAAAGAGGCCGGCTGAATCTAAACCAACAGTGCGTGAGGATGTCCTGGCTTTTAATGCAGCTCTTGCTTTACCCGAAACAAGAAAACCCCTGGTACCTCTTGATTATCCTATGGATGGTAGTTTTG aatcaccacatactatGGATATGTCAATTGTATTAGAAGATGAAAAGCCAGTGAGTGCTAATGAAGTACCAGACTACCATGAGGATATTCACACATACCTTAGGGAAATGGAG ATTAAATGTAAACCTAAAGTGGGTTATATGAAGAAGCAGCCAGACATCACTAACAGCATGAGGGCTATCCTTGTGGACTGGTTGGTTGAAGTGGGAGAAGAATATAAACTACAAAATGAGACCCTGCACTTGGCTGTGAACTACATTGACCGATTCCTCTCTTCAATGTCTGTGTTGAGAGGAAAGCTTCAGCTTGTGGGCACTGCTGCTATGCTGCTAGCCTC AAAGTTTGAAGAAATATACCCCCCAGAAGTAGCAGAGTTTGTGTACATTACAGATGATACCTATACCAAGAAACAAGTTCTAAGAATGGAGCATCTGGTTTTGAAAGTCCTTGCTTTTGACTTAGCTGCACCAACAGTAAACCAGTTTCTTACCCAATACTTTCTGCATCAGCAGCCTGCAAACTGCAAAGTTGAAAGTTTAGCAATG tttttggGAGAATTAAGTTTGATAGATGCCGACCCATACCTCAAATATTTACCATCACTTATTGCTGGAGCAGCCTTTCATTTAGCACTCTACACAGTCACAGGACAAAGTTGG CCTGAATCATTAGTGCGAAAGACTGGATACACCTTGGAAAGTCTTAAGCCTTGTCTCATGGACCTTCACCAGACCTACCTCAAAGCACCACAGCATGCACAACAGTCAATAAGAGAAAAGTACAAAAATTCAAA GTATCATGGTGTTTCTCTCCTCAACCCACCAGAGACACTAAATGTTTAA
- the Ccna2 gene encoding cyclin-A2 isoform X1, with product MLGSSAPRPAAREAGSALLTLQQTGHQEDQENINPEKAAPAQQPRTQAALAVLKTGNARGPAPPQRPKTRRVKGCEVAPLKDLPINDEHVATVPPWTANSKQPPFTIHVDEAEQTQKRPAESKPTVREDVLAFNAALALPETRKPLVPLDYPMDGSFESPHTMDMSIVLEDEKPVSANEVPDYHEDIHTYLREMEIKCKPKVGYMKKQPDITNSMRAILVDWLVEVGEEYKLQNETLHLAVNYIDRFLSSMSVLRGKLQLVGTAAMLLASKFEEIYPPEVAEFVYITDDTYTKKQVLRMEHLVLKVLAFDLAAPTVNQFLTQYFLHQQPANCKVESLAMFLGELSLIDADPYLKYLPSLIAGAAFHLALYTVTGQSWPESLVRKTGYTLESLKPCLMDLHQTYLKAPQHAQQSIREKYKNSKYHGVSLLNPPETLNV from the exons ATGTTAGGCAGCTCAGCGCCGAGGCCTGCGGCCCGCGAGGCGGGCTCGGCACTGCTAACATTGCAGCAGACCGGGCACCAAGAAGACCAGGAGAACATCAACCCGGAGAAGGCAGCACCCGCCCAGCAGCCGCGGACCCAGGCCGCTCTGGCGGTACTGAAGACCGGGAACGCGCGGGGTCCCGCGCCGCCGCAGAGGCCCAAGACGCGACGGGTAAAGGGATGCGAG GTTGCACCGCTTAAGGATCTTCCAATAAATGATGAGCATGTGGCTACTGTTCCTCCTTGGACAGCAAACAGTAAACAGCCTCCATTCACCATTCATGTGGATGAAGCAGAACAGACTCAAAAGAGGCCGGCTGAATCTAAACCAACAGTGCGTGAGGATGTCCTGGCTTTTAATGCAGCTCTTGCTTTACCCGAAACAAGAAAACCCCTGGTACCTCTTGATTATCCTATGGATGGTAGTTTTG aatcaccacatactatGGATATGTCAATTGTATTAGAAGATGAAAAGCCAGTGAGTGCTAATGAAGTACCAGACTACCATGAGGATATTCACACATACCTTAGGGAAATGGAG ATTAAATGTAAACCTAAAGTGGGTTATATGAAGAAGCAGCCAGACATCACTAACAGCATGAGGGCTATCCTTGTGGACTGGTTGGTTGAAGTGGGAGAAGAATATAAACTACAAAATGAGACCCTGCACTTGGCTGTGAACTACATTGACCGATTCCTCTCTTCAATGTCTGTGTTGAGAGGAAAGCTTCAGCTTGTGGGCACTGCTGCTATGCTGCTAGCCTC AAAGTTTGAAGAAATATACCCCCCAGAAGTAGCAGAGTTTGTGTACATTACAGATGATACCTATACCAAGAAACAAGTTCTAAGAATGGAGCATCTGGTTTTGAAAGTCCTTGCTTTTGACTTAGCTGCACCAACAGTAAACCAGTTTCTTACCCAATACTTTCTGCATCAGCAGCCTGCAAACTGCAAAGTTGAAAGTTTAGCAATG tttttggGAGAATTAAGTTTGATAGATGCCGACCCATACCTCAAATATTTACCATCACTTATTGCTGGAGCAGCCTTTCATTTAGCACTCTACACAGTCACAGGACAAAGTTGG CCTGAATCATTAGTGCGAAAGACTGGATACACCTTGGAAAGTCTTAAGCCTTGTCTCATGGACCTTCACCAGACCTACCTCAAAGCACCACAGCATGCACAACAGTCAATAAGAGAAAAGTACAAAAATTCAAA GTATCATGGTGTTTCTCTCCTCAACCCACCAGAGACACTAAATGTTTAA